The window AACAAGAAGTGTACAAGAACCCAACAAATCATAATGGCTGGAGACGCCCACCTGTTGAGGAGGTTGAACCAATAACACAAAATTCTTAGAATCGAGACACGTTAATGCTTTCTGGCGGTTCATACATGTCTTGCAGAATAGCAGTTCTTGGTTTTTTTAGTATCTTAACTTCTCTTTTTAACCAGGTGCTGGCAAAGTTGACCACTAATTTTATTAAAGTACATTCCAGGCTGTGCATAGATGAGGCTGAACTTGCTGAACATATTGTTGGTTTAACATGCAACTTGTCATCCTGCCAATTTAGGTATTTCACATGGCATCACTCAgttttttatctatttattcttCTTTCTACAGCTAGCTTAAGAAACCAAAATTAATCAAGACACGAGAGCTTCCCAATTTAGTACTATCGGATGCATATATGTTCATAAAAACAGGAGATAGAACCCCAATACACTGCTCAAACTTGACCTTCTCTCGCACCGCATTCACTTCCAACCCCCTAACCATCGAAGTAGATGGACCTTCTGTCTATCTACATTTTTAATGTTAATTGGTCGATATTCTAATTCTACCTTTTGCTCTAAAAATGCAGAAAGAAGTTAACCAGACTGGATGTAAATGCTAATGAATCTCTTACCATTAAGGACTGCGTTGACAGGGATTTAATCAGAAAAAGCTCATGGTGAGTTGTTTGATGTCAACAGACAACATACAAAAGTAATGCAAAATGTTTAGGCAGCTCATATTCTTATCATCTCCCGTGGCTTTTACGACAGTGGTTCTAATTGATAATTTCATTTGATGCACTTTCTTGTTTCTGGGGTCAAATGATGAGGATGATGGGTTCTAAACTGAGGATGCAGTGCAATGTTTGTAGATACTGCataaatgaaaatgatttgtcTGATTTTATAACTTTATCATTTATCTAAGAGCATTTTATCTTGTACCTGACATTTAGGTTAAAAGCATTGGTGGCTATCCCGAAGGTACAGCCGCGATTTGCTATTGCTATATGGAAGAAGTACCCTACCATGAAACTTCTTTTGAGTGTTTACATGGACCCAAATATACCAGTAAGTATAAGATGCTGCAACCTGTCATGAAATATAAATAGAACGTGTGTTGATTTAACTTGACATGGTCACTATCCTCTTATTTACGGAACAGATTTGAACTGTTTCGGGAAAGTTAAGTTTCAACTGGATGGGTTTTCTTTGTGCAATGCAGATGAAAAAAATGTCTGTCTAGTTAATGAGTGATATGTTTCCTTAAGTAGCAGAATGCATAATCCGCAAAGGCATACTTACATCCAGCAGCAAGCACATTGCTCATTGCTGTATTGAAGGCGGAATTCAAATTGTTTCTGCATATTCTATTTACTTTCGTTTTTCCCTACGTTTTCTTGGCTGCTAAGTATTGCAATGTCAGGTTTGCGAAAAGGAATTTCTGCTCAAGGACTTGATAACGGAGGGTTTACTCGGCAATGACAGAAGATTGGGTGAGGTTTGTTCCAGAAGAGTGTACAGAATACTTATGGCACAAAGTGGATCCATTAAAACTGATGATGTTGAGGACGGTGCTGATTTGTTCAGGCGTCAATTGACTGGAAAAAACTTCTCTCCAGATTTGTGTAGTACTTTTTGATCCTCCGGAGTCCGCCATGCCCATGATAATCCGGCCGCcatgatttatttttggtaaatGTTATATTTGGGGCCTTAAATAGTAGTtcttctttatagtataaaaagtaaaaagattCTTGGctgtataaaaaaaatggttaatTTCATATTTCCCACCTAAAGTTTTACAGTTCTTTCACTTTGGTCAACTTTTTGAGTGTCAAAAAGGAGGAAAGACTTGTATTGCATGGGTCACTGCCATGGTCGCATTCTATACTAATAATATAAGGACATGTTATTGTTAACCCGTTAGTACAAGTGTCTAATCCACGGTAGTATCGTAAAAGTTCACAAAATTCTCAGAACTCAAAAGGACATGTTTTGCCTTCAACATACcattatttgatttgtttttataacGTAATCAAGAAACAGCTAATAATTTCCTTTGATCGGAAGATTTGACAATTATACAATTATACTTTAGAAAAAACACAAAAGACATACAAATTCGTACTATGGTTCggttttggtttatttttctCCTAAAactttttcggttcggtattcGAGTTGGGGTTTTCGGTTCAATTACCGAACCAAAACCAGTCCTATGTATGGTACCGTAAACACATCAATTGATCAATAAAGAAACTGGATATAAATCGAACAAaccaataacaaaaaattttcGTTGAACACACGAATCAAATTAACCTAAAATTAGGTGGCAGTTGAAGAGAGAATAAAACTCAGTTTGAGGTTAGAACCCCCTGAAACCGTATATCTTCTTCTATACACCACCTGCCTTCTCGCTCCTTAGCCAAAATGCAACAGCTCAAGCATGCCCAAAATTTTGTTACAGTACAAACTAATGCAAGAACTGAATGTTATCACGCAAACACACGATAAAATATTGTTACGATACAAAcaattctaagcttgtagtaCTTATGAAATGTATGTCAAGAACCAGTTCCCATAGCTAGACATCAATCTAATCCAAGGAAACCTTAACATAGCTAAATTCAAAACAATTCATCGAGACAATGCCCTAGAAAGCAGCTCTGGCAATATTCACTCAAAATATAATTACTTTCATAGGAGAAAAGACTAGAAGAAGAATGGAAAACGCCCGTATGAAATTAAACCCAAACCCAGCAGGAGACTGGGACTTCGAGTAAAGGAACATACCTGTGAAGTTGCCCTCACCAACAGGCGCATGTAACAGGAAAATAACGCCAGCAGTTTCCCTTTGACACAAAAGTAACCAATCCCTGTAAGCAAACAGAAgtgttgaatgccactaataCTGGAGTTTTGAGAAGTCACTAGACAACGAGATGCTATTAGAAAACCGAAAACCATGATATCGTGGTCTGCATTAGAAACACTTTACTAAAATAAGTAAAAATCATATTCTAGGAAAATTACTATTGCTCTCTGTACTCAGAAAAGAAATAATGTTTTGTCAGTTCACAAAGGTGCAACGTCTCTATAAAGAAGTTTCGGCAAATAGCCACTAGCAGGACTGGAATTAGCAAAATTATGTCAAATCAGTCATATGCACTACAAAACTGAAATGTCAAAGCACAGAAAGAAGATAAAATCTGAAAACAATTCCGCCCAGCATCAACCTTTAGATGTGAATCATGTGATAAGTTCAAGTGGGACAACTCAAGCATTCGTCATGAGACTCTATCCTGCACCATATTAGCAGAATATTTTCACTTCAAAATTGGTAAAAACCCATGGATCTGCAAGTGTTTCTCAAGATTACAGAATTGAAATCAATTCACATGACATGTGTTAGCAATCCTTTTCGTATAATCGGCTTCCTTCTATTCTAATCCTCATCATAACCTGAACTTATATCCCCATTTACAACGGAATCAGTATCTTTCATTAACTCCGTTAAGCCATCCAACAAAAGGTAAATTTCATCTCTCAGCCGATTTGTTGTGTCCCCCACCAAAAAGGGTGAAAATCCATCGCCCACATCAACCCAAGCACAGCCAGGATCCTTCTTCACACCCAAGTCCCTCATGAAAGCCCTCACTCTTGCTAGGTTGTTCCAACAACCAGCAGCAGCATACATGTTAGCAATTAACACATAGTAACCAGAATTTTCTGGTCTCATTTCTAACAGCTTCCCAGCTGCCCATTCCCCTATCTCCATATTTCCATGGATACGACATGCTCCAATAAGTGTAGCCCACATAGCAGAAGTTGGCTTGTAAGGCATCCTTGTGATAATCTCCTTTGCTTTGTTTAGTAGACCGGCCCTCCCAAAGAGATCAACCATGCAGGCATAGTGCTCCGAATTGGGAGTTATACTGTATACACTCAGCATCTTTTCAAATAGCACTTGGCCTTGGATTACTAGACCGGAATGGCTACAAGCTGATAAAATTGAAACCATAGTTACATGATCTGGTTTTATGTGTAACAAGTTCATCTCTTCGAATAACTTCAGTGCAGCTTTTCCTTCACCCTGGACTCCATATCCCGCAATCATGGAAGTATAAGTTACTTCATCCCTCATCAACATTGAATCAAATACTCTTTTCGCCTGTAAAACCTTGCCTGATCTGGCATACATGTCCACAAGGGAATTCCACAGCaataaacaatcatcaaacacTAAACGTTTTGTAATGTAGCAGTGGAACTCCTTCCCATGTTGAAGATTTGCTACCCGAGCACAGAGGGGAAGGATGCTGGCAATAGTAACATAGTTAGGTTCAATTCCTGAACACAACATCTCCCTAAATAAGAATGAAGCTTCCTCAGCTCGATCCAAGTGGGAATAACCAGAAAGCATGGAGTTCCAAGTAATTATACTCCTATCTTCTATCAATTCAAACAAAGTATAGGCTTTCCTAAGGTCTTTGCACCTAGAATACAATGTAATCAATACATTATTAACATTATCATACCCATCACAACCACTACGAATCGCAAAACCATGAATTTCCTTCCCTAATTTAATGTCTCCAATGTGGGAACAAGCACTCAAACCAATTGTCAATGCTACCGAGTCCAATAAAATACCACAACTTATCATTTGAGAAAGCAACTCAAGAGCGCCCCTGAAATTACCTGTCCTCAAGCACCCTCCAGCAATGGTATTCCAGAGTAAGATATTAACTCCAATACCCTCCATCTGCATGTTTCCAAACAGCTCGAATGCGTCTGTCCACATGCCCTTGGAGGCATAACCAGAGATCATTGCATTCCAAGAAATTGCATCCCTTATGGGCATTTTGTCGAATAAGTGGCGAGCAACGTCGAGAAGCCCAAATTTCCCATACATGGAGACCAATGAATTATGCACAAATAAATTCCACTCCTGACAACAAGCATCAATGGACTTATGCACATCCCTACCAAAACTTATATCCAATTTTTCACCACAAGCCTTGAGAACAGATGGGTAAGTGAAACAATCTGGCCTAATCCCCTTGTTGACCATTTGTTTATACGTAGAGAGAGCCTCATCCAAAAGTTCATTTTTAACATATGAAGAGATGAGCACATTCCAAGGTAGAGGATGCAATATATTTGAATTCTCAATAATGATACGAGCATCAGCATGGAGATTAAAGCTCGAGTAAAATGTAACCAGCTTGGGAACCAAAATGGGGTGTCGTTCAAACCCCAATCTGACAATATGTGCATGAAGCTGTTCACCATGCGGTAATGCTTTATGGTTGGCACAAGATAAGATAACAGAAGAGATGGAATGTAAGATAAGGTCACAAGTAGGAGAAGAGGCATAGAGCTGGACAAGAGAGATAGTTTTGAATGCTTTTGATAAATTTCCTTGGCTTGCATAATTCTTGATGGATGTAAGAAGAGAATCTATCATAGAATCATCAACAGCTGAACCTGTTTCCGAAATACATAAAGCAGATAATTTCCCAAATAGTTTCGTTCCTTCCTTCCAGCTTTTAGGTATGAATCTTTGGATTTGAGATATAGAAAGGCCTCTTGGGAAGAAACGAGAATAAGATGGTGGCATACACTATAAAGTATCTTCTGCACATAATAACATGGTAAGCAAGAACTGATCGCATGACTTTGCCCGAATTTGCAGCAGGTGTCTCGAGAAAACTGGCTAATAGGAGATCCACTTTTGATTATTAAGATCAGGGACAACTGATCAGATTAAAAAGAAAACCACCTCTCTCCTGAAAAATAATTAGAGAAAGTGTTAGAAAGggcatattttatttatacaaggatttttagccaaaatggtccctgagattgtcatAACTACTCATTTTAGTCcctaagatttaaaatcgatagaagttcCCCATGAGAttgtctaccatcaatcattttgatcattatgTGAAAAATCTTCGTTAAATTTAAGAAGCCACCAGTTCAAGTGGAGGGCTTgatatgacaaaaataccctcaatttaacggagattttcacaaaaggaccaaaatgattgacaatggacaatctcagggaccacttctatcaattttaaatcttagggaccaaagtgaggagttgtgtcaatctcaggaaccattttggctaaaaggcCTTTATACAATCATGAAATGTGAGACCGGTCACCATATGCATGCATCTTAAATGGTTCATATACAATAACTTGAAAGTAGGGTGTGTTTAAATTTATGCGTGTGCTTGTGTGTGTGCATGAGGGATTGCCTCAAACTATGACCAAATTGATCAGTAAAAGTAAATGACAAGACAACACATAACAGGTTTTGGTTAAGTACtttgcaaaacaaaaattaccATGGCAAGTTACACAGTTTCTGATGTGGCCACTGGCACAGTAAGATATTCTGAATTTTTGGAAACACACATGTAGAGTCCTATTCCTTCACAGCGCTCAGCTGCTTTTCTACTTCTCCACACCCATTGGCACAACAACCATTTTCTTTAATCTTTTATAGGCTTAGGGAGTAGAATTTATGGTTGATTACTTTAGGATGTAATCACCGTTTAAAAGCTTAGGGTATAGGGCTTAGCTCTTAACTAGGAATCAAGAATCTGTACTAATCTCTTGTAACAAAAAAAGGTCTCTGAAAGAGAAActaattcattgaattgaacCAATAAAATTGGCAATTGTGGTCCTATTTAAGTTTTCCTTCTTGAAAAGAAGGAAATTTTGCATTGTTTCCCTTCAATCTGTATTTAAAATCAGTTGTGATGCCGAAGGTCGGTGTGATGCTGGAATTTATCTAAATACTCTATTGCAGTGATTCCAATACCGTTTTGGTGTGATACCCAGGGCCGGGGTGAGTCCGGATATCTACCCCGTTCGTATTTATTCCTATTGTCCTGCATCACATATTCCAGTAAGGAACCAGAAACTAAGACTACCCATTAAATCCTATAAAAGTTTCAGCCTTTCTAAAAAGAGAATCTACTATGAGTACATTTGTTATCTAACATTATAACTTAATTACTTCAAGCATTCtttctttttgtaattttactAGCAAAGTGTACCCGCACGTTGCTGCATGGTTTGAAACACTATTGAAGATGTAAAAGGTCtcgaaaaatatatatactaaagagtggttttttttttttttttttgaacaaatgctATTATCTACCCTAAGTGGCAAGAGAGATGTTGGTATGCATATTATATTACAAAAATTGGTGATGTTGGTATGCCATCCTAAAGGATTGTTTTTCAAAAGCTATGGCTCTATCTCATGGAGTGTTTTATGTTTACAACTATACAAAGTAGAAAAAATTTTTGATCACTCATGAATTGAATCACCCTAAATTGCattatgaattgaattgaatgaaaattaaaaaatgaaggGAAAGTTTTCATAATTTCACTATGCAAGATTTCACTATGCCAGATTTCATTTGCAGGCACCAAAACATGCGCAATATTAAAGTTGGGGTTTTCATACTCTATTGGGCATCAAAAGTCATGTGAAAGCTCAGAAATAACCAAACCAACATCCAATTTAGTACACACCTAAATAAAACTTAAGCAAGAAAATATATCCAACTCCTCAATCATTAATCAAACACAGTAATACAATCATTGAAAAACTCTCAATCATTTATCAAAATtgaattaataaaattgtatgTGGGGGTCAAACTTTTGTGTCCGCTTAAGGATATTTGaggttaaaaatttaattttactcAATTTagcttttaagttattttattttcagtcttcaaatttagaGTAAATATTAACATTCTACAGTGtggtttcaatttcaattttcatgcaATTCGTtatcttcaaaacttcaagCCAATACAAACTCTACATGCATGTATTCCTCGTATTATGAACATCAGCCTATATCAATATATAATTTTAGCACATACTTAGTGGGAACCAATTATTCTTGATGCTCTTGACAATgacaaatacacacacacacacacacacacacacacacacacacacacacatagatatatgtatatatattgatgTCGTTTATGTACTTACATCTTCACCGTGCATGCCAACTTTTAGGTTTTCATTTTGGGATTGTGACgtttcaaatgaaaattttggtacCCTTTAGTGATAGTTTGTATACTGGATTTATCTTCTTTAGCCCTttgtttgcaatttgaattaCATGACTCAAAGTCTGTtgtatttcttcaattttcagCTTCCGGTTTAGAGAAAAATTGGGGATGTGATTAATAATCTATTGTGTCCATTTatgtaatttaattatttaataatggTCTAGCAAAATACAACCCCAATAGAACGAAATGGACCATAGAAAAAAAATGCGAAATATTTACCAATCACTATTCACAGTTTTGGTCAAAGAACTCAAATTTCAGAGATAAAAAACAGAGAAGCATGTATACATCATTTATAAAGGTTACCtccttttggttgaaaaactgAAGCGTGACGCTaattcttcttctgcttccacCTCCTTATAGAACTTGACCCGCCAGTAACATTTGTACTTCAACCTACAATCAGTAACCAGTCAATACCTTTGGCAAGCTCATTGGTTATGGCAACAATATGTATGGGAAGATTATTGCAAACCTAACAaacgaagaaaaagaaggaggcATTCAGTTGAGGATGTCGATGAGgaaaagaataagaagaagaaaagaagagctAGTTGAGGAACAGAAGAATTTTGGTGCTGTGTTCAGTTTGGAGGTATGGTCTTAAGAGTTTAGAAACTGCCTAATGATTCTCTCACTCCAGTGTTTACAAACTGCTCTGGTTTAATCTAATTTGGTagtaaattaatgattttactcGAGGTAATTGAGCACGTTGCAGACCCTACTGAATTCTGTAAATCTCTATAACCCTTAACTGTCACGGTGAAGCAACTGTTACTTCAACTATTAACCGTTCTATGAGAGTGTATGCTACTGCCATAATTGCAGCAGTTTATAATCTAATCAAATTAGTAAGAAAAACATATGTTCTCATGCATGTAGAAACTCAGTGGAGAGAATACTACATTTGCAACACAATGAAAAGAGGCAAACACATGACAAATATACCCAAAATATAGAAGCATCCAGGAAATAAAATGACAGCACAAAAGAGCCCACCAATTTAATGACAGGTGCACCAGAAAATTCCAAAACTCAGAACTTTAAACGTAAttttacaaaatcaagaaaaatttactaaaatCCAAATATACGTAACAAAATTGAAGCATATCTTGACATGCAAAAGGTCAAAAGGTACCTGAAGTGATGAGCAATGGTTtgacatacttttttttttcttcacctcTTTGTAAGTTGCTCTTTGCATAAGCTacatcaattaaaaataaaaaataaaaaacccattACGTTAAATTTATCTGAATATTTAATCACAGGTGCACCAGAAcattataaaactcaaaataaaaaaatcccaaGATGAATTTGAGCAAAACCCATATCAGATTCTAAGTGGGTTTATGAAAAATAGTATTAATCAGATATCAACacagtaaataaaaaaattgaaattctccTACCTTTAAGTTTCAAGGTTTTTACTTTAGAATCCAAGGAAAACCCAGATCAGATTCTAAGTGGGTTTATcaaaaataataatctaataagaaattaacacagaaagtaaataagaaaccgaaaaaaaaattgaattttcttaCCTTTAGTTTCTGGGTTGATGCTAGACAGCTACCAACCCAAAAACAAGCAGCATCCTACAATAATCATCAGCCCAtaacaccttaaaaacaaatCCGTAAATTCGAAGAAATAAACCAAACAAACAATTAAACAAGTAAACCAAGAAGCAAAAGCAAATAAACCACATACAAAAGCATATTGATTTCAATTAATACTAGTAATCACAACAAAATCAAAAATTTATCCGCAAGTTTCCAAAATTAACAATCCCAGTCTTTTCAAttattctttttctctttccaggaaacaaaaaagttaaatattaaCGAAAACCATAAATACAATACAATAGGAACGAACAATACCTAAAGCGGAGAAGATGAAACCGTGGCGGCGGTGGCTGTGGAGATTAATATACGGGAGGAAGCACAGTCTGAAAATGCAACATGAAGATGGAGGGGCGGAGAAATGAGAAAAGAGAGGCTGAGGCCGACTGAAGATGGTAACCCAGCAGACCCAACAACTCGCAGAATTCAGCTATCGCGCGGTGGGGATTCGCTGCACAATTGTGGCTTTATACGTTGGAGGACGGCGGGGACTGTGAAATGGGACAAGAGTTTGGGTTTTACTGAGGTTTAAAGCCGGCCGTTGCCTTACTCATCTAACAGTAAAAAGAGATGAGAAAAAAGGTTACTAATTCTAAAATATAGAAACTAAAAAAGGATCTGGATTGTCTACCTCCTCGTCCCATCTTTTTCTCATCCCCTTTTATATTATGTGATTATGATTAAgtcatgtcaatattttatattaatttttagggtgtgatatccatacatcctattttacttctcacacaactttttaattttcgaccgtcggatcggattaattgaaaaagatcaacagacaagagtgtgtgagaagtaaaatgggatatGTAGATAGCACGtcccttgatttttttttttttttataaaaataataagataaaaaacaatgggaatataaaatgttgacgtgaccgTGACCACATAAATATGAGAGGATGGAAAGGGTATGGAACTAGAAGCGCAGACAATCAGgtccaataaaaaaatagacGGGTTCTGTATTTAATATGTAACGCTTGTGTCTATCATACTCACTGTACTGTGataatagtttagtacaaatcaAACTCACTAATTCTTATATATAGACATCACACTTACTTAAGCTATCGTTAAATACTTaacaataatattatataaattagacaatcaatcaaattcaagttgtcttattcatatatatatatatatatatagaaaatcaaACTCACCAAAACAACTATCGAAAGCCTAATGGtttatttcaaagtttaatataaattagacaatcaatcaaattcaagttgttgattcatatatatacatatatatagaaaatcaaACTCACCAAAACAACTATCAAAAGCCTAATGGTTTATTTCAAAGTTCATTTTGtttcaacaataaaaaatgcaagtgaaCATGAAAGCTTGAAGATAATCATGGGTAGGgtaataaatttacaaaaaaatagtttaattgtTATGTTAAACAATATAAAACTATTACTAAAGGACTAAAAACACACACATCTCTTTACCTTTCAGACACTTCTCTTAACTTTCAGTCGCTAAATTAAATGAATAGAAGAAAATCAACTGACAGAAATTAACATGGTATGCATGTGaggtaaaaagaggtgtgtgttAACACCATCCTAAATACATTATAATCACGtaatcaatgaaaaaaaaaaaaagctacaaGGACACTACATAAAAAAGACGGATTAAACTACAATCATTATCTGATAGTCAGATATAATTATTgtagatatatatatttaatataattattatCTGATTGATGAGATGGTTATTTTattaaagggaactttaacggaAAACTTttattactgttcattttaacgaaaaaccatatttttacactaaaaagtcaattatggtactatttattttacctttattttgttattatttttaaaactcaaagttttaaaatcatttttattaattttctttttattaaatacACGTTAGTATTCAAAAACTCATTTGAAAGTCTTTTTAAATAGATTCATACGAATGGGCTTGTGCAATGTTCTCATTTTATTTAGTTAAGTCCAGTAGCAACGACAACGAAAGCCCACATATAGAAGCGTGC of the Pyrus communis chromosome 1, drPyrComm1.1, whole genome shotgun sequence genome contains:
- the LOC137744017 gene encoding pentatricopeptide repeat-containing protein At1g71490-like, with amino-acid sequence MPPSYSRFFPRGLSISQIQRFIPKSWKEGTKLFGKLSALCISETGSAVDDSMIDSLLTSIKNYASQGNLSKAFKTISLVQLYASSPTCDLILHSISSVILSCANHKALPHGEQLHAHIVRLGFERHPILVPKLVTFYSSFNLHADARIIIENSNILHPLPWNVLISSYVKNELLDEALSTYKQMVNKGIRPDCFTYPSVLKACGEKLDISFGRDVHKSIDACCQEWNLFVHNSLVSMYGKFGLLDVARHLFDKMPIRDAISWNAMISGYASKGMWTDAFELFGNMQMEGIGVNILLWNTIAGGCLRTGNFRGALELLSQMISCGILLDSVALTIGLSACSHIGDIKLGKEIHGFAIRSGCDGYDNVNNVLITLYSRCKDLRKAYTLFELIEDRSIITWNSMLSGYSHLDRAEEASFLFREMLCSGIEPNYVTIASILPLCARVANLQHGKEFHCYITKRLVFDDCLLLWNSLVDMYARSGKVLQAKRVFDSMLMRDEVTYTSMIAGYGVQGEGKAALKLFEEMNLLHIKPDHVTMVSILSACSHSGLVIQGQVLFEKMLSVYSITPNSEHYACMVDLFGRAGLLNKAKEIITRMPYKPTSAMWATLIGACRIHGNMEIGEWAAGKLLEMRPENSGYYVLIANMYAAAGCWNNLARVRAFMRDLGVKKDPGCAWVDVGDGFSPFLVGDTTNRLRDEIYLLLDGLTELMKDTDSVVNGDISSGYDED